From the Anguilla anguilla isolate fAngAng1 chromosome 8, fAngAng1.pri, whole genome shotgun sequence genome, one window contains:
- the LOC118233720 gene encoding extensin-like, protein MLGRVRDGPSPPPSSLGLPSPPLDRAHHQLNQRPPGSPPPHRRPPSPILRQPHPNHGPQLRPPHQQPRPHPPPLAQRPPLRGHLPRPPPQAHFDQEPPYRGGKRPGPHFGRPPRGGFGGSPFYPPKRPFLPPRY, encoded by the coding sequence ATGCTGGGGAGGGTCCGCGACggccccagccccccgccctcctcgcTGGGCCTGCCCTCTCCCCCGCTCGACCGCGCCCACCACCAGCTGAACCAGCGGCCCCCGGGGAGCCCGCCTCCCCACCGGCGGCCTCCCTCCCCAATCCTGCGCCAGCCCCACCCCAATCACGGaccccagctccgccccccgcaCCAGCAGCCGCGCCCTCACCCGCCTCCCCTCGCGCAGAGGCCGCCCCTCCGCGGccacctcccccgccccccgccccaggcCCACTTCGACCAGGAGCCGCCGTACCGCGGAGGCAAGCGACCGGGGCCTCATTTCGGCAGGCCTCCAAGAGGGGGGTTCGGCGGAAGTCCCTTCTACCCACCAAAAAGGCCTTTCTTGCCCCCACGCTACTGA